In Syntrophotaleaceae bacterium, a genomic segment contains:
- a CDS encoding glycoside hydrolase family 66 protein — protein MALKSTWFKWLLLLVLVPLMIWGGEAGGQSAPGQLTVIGFHPDKARYNPGDQVELIATVRNDDMDVFFSGPLRLQVRHLDSEVLQQERQVNLGPGETATETFTLTAPDADFTGYLATISWGQEEAVSTGFDVSSTAVRYPRYGYIAEFSLESRDLLRDSIPLLAREYHLNMFQFYDWFWRHENLIKKENGNIADTWIDLFGRRNNWSVIRDLVQTAHDYNALAMAYVMAYAAREDYAELWPISPKWGVFDSPSADNQLSVEFGPDGPFMFLFNPADPGWENWLIPQYVEAVNLGGFDGVHIDQFGPRYEVFGGDGRPVDLPNAFAVFLDSVKEALVENDLENSVCTFNIVDGKVDGWAAPDIARNQSCDFLYSEIWFSTNTYDDLLNYIEYLRNRGGNRALVLAAYSNYNEQIGPIFEAENADQLAGGEVAADHQGYTGTGFVVGLNEPGDSLTWTVDGPEEDANVTYVIRFANATGSVATRNLYLDGRFIGRLEFGARDQWSTWGTDAWAQAVTGPGPHEVRLAFDADNIGAVNIDHLQLGQFDERSVRLENAVMFGSGATHIQLGDNIQSLAHEFYPNRSKSLTSALRRALERQYDFITAYENLLFDPALQLKGDAEDVLETTTGQALEPAEGGRLFTIQRQRDECDILHLVNLIGVNDELWRNEATTPTFQQGIGLRYYPPEAEEIGKVWMATPDFGDMVPIPLEFGRGEDDRGAYVELTVPRLEYWNMLVFERQPSGTNSSRQG, from the coding sequence ATGGCGCTCAAAAGTACTTGGTTTAAATGGCTTCTACTCCTTGTTCTCGTCCCCCTGATGATTTGGGGCGGAGAGGCAGGGGGTCAGTCTGCCCCAGGTCAACTGACGGTCATCGGCTTCCACCCGGACAAAGCCCGCTACAACCCCGGCGATCAGGTGGAACTGATCGCGACCGTCCGCAACGACGATATGGATGTCTTTTTCTCCGGTCCCCTTCGCCTGCAGGTCAGACATCTTGACAGCGAAGTGCTGCAGCAGGAGCGACAGGTCAACCTTGGTCCCGGGGAAACGGCAACGGAAACCTTTACCTTGACCGCCCCCGACGCGGATTTTACCGGCTATCTGGCGACCATCTCCTGGGGGCAAGAGGAGGCGGTGAGCACCGGGTTCGATGTGAGCTCCACCGCCGTCCGATACCCCCGCTACGGCTATATTGCGGAATTTTCCCTGGAAAGCCGGGATCTTCTCAGGGACAGCATCCCCCTGCTGGCCAGGGAGTACCACCTGAACATGTTTCAGTTCTACGACTGGTTCTGGCGCCATGAAAATCTGATCAAGAAGGAAAACGGAAATATCGCCGATACCTGGATCGATCTTTTTGGACGGCGCAACAACTGGTCGGTCATCCGCGATCTCGTCCAGACCGCCCACGATTACAACGCCCTCGCCATGGCTTATGTCATGGCCTACGCCGCCCGGGAAGACTATGCGGAATTGTGGCCGATCTCCCCTAAGTGGGGGGTTTTCGACAGCCCGTCAGCGGACAATCAGCTCAGCGTGGAATTCGGACCGGACGGACCCTTCATGTTCCTCTTCAACCCGGCCGATCCCGGCTGGGAAAACTGGCTCATTCCTCAGTATGTGGAGGCCGTCAACCTGGGCGGGTTCGATGGGGTCCATATCGATCAGTTCGGCCCGCGCTATGAGGTGTTCGGCGGGGACGGCCGGCCTGTCGATCTGCCCAACGCCTTCGCTGTTTTTCTCGACAGCGTCAAGGAAGCTTTGGTCGAGAATGACCTGGAAAACAGCGTCTGCACCTTCAACATCGTGGACGGCAAGGTGGACGGATGGGCAGCCCCGGACATCGCCAGGAACCAGAGCTGCGATTTCCTCTACAGTGAAATCTGGTTCTCAACAAACACCTACGACGACCTGCTCAACTATATCGAGTACCTGCGCAACAGGGGCGGAAACCGGGCATTGGTGCTGGCCGCCTATTCCAATTACAACGAGCAGATCGGGCCGATTTTCGAGGCCGAGAACGCGGATCAGCTGGCGGGGGGCGAGGTGGCTGCCGATCATCAGGGCTATACAGGGACCGGGTTTGTGGTGGGTCTCAACGAGCCGGGTGATTCCCTGACCTGGACCGTTGACGGCCCGGAAGAGGACGCCAACGTCACCTATGTCATCCGCTTTGCCAACGCCACCGGCTCCGTCGCCACCCGCAACCTCTATCTGGACGGGCGCTTTATCGGCCGGCTTGAATTTGGTGCCCGGGACCAGTGGAGCACCTGGGGAACCGATGCCTGGGCGCAGGCGGTGACCGGCCCGGGACCGCACGAGGTGCGTCTCGCCTTCGATGCCGACAACATCGGCGCTGTCAATATCGACCACCTGCAGTTGGGGCAGTTCGACGAGCGTTCGGTGCGGCTGGAGAACGCCGTGATGTTCGGCAGCGGGGCGACCCATATCCAGTTGGGGGACAATATTCAGAGCCTGGCCCACGAATTTTATCCCAACCGGTCCAAAAGCCTGACCTCCGCCCTGCGCCGGGCCCTCGAGCGCCAGTACGATTTCATCACCGCCTACGAAAATCTCCTGTTCGATCCCGCACTGCAGTTGAAAGGGGATGCGGAGGATGTCCTCGAAACCACAACCGGACAGGCGCTGGAGCCTGCCGAAGGGGGCCGTCTGTTTACCATCCAACGGCAGCGGGATGAATGCGACATCCTGCACCTGGTCAACCTCATCGGCGTCAATGACGAACTTTGGCGCAACGAGGCAACCACACCGACTTTTCAGCAGGGGATCGGTCTGAGGTACTACCCGCCGGAAGCGGAAGAAATCGGCAAGGTCTGGATGGCGACTCCGGACTTCGGGGACATGGTGCCGATCCCGCTTGAGTTCGGTCGGGGAGAGGACGATCGGGGGGCGTACGTCGAACTGACCGTTCCCCGGCTGG